One segment of Synechococcus sp. A15-24 DNA contains the following:
- a CDS encoding radical SAM protein — protein MTPASALVDQRSRPLRVLRLSLTARCNLACPYCCPDLEDPPDLLRLEQQLCLIRVACRLGIHTLRLTGGEPLLSARLLPLLQAIAAARATPGDPLQGLQQVALTTNGTLLSDQRARELRQAGLDRITVSLDGVDGAVVARMAGRPTATAGESLVQKVLGGLASARSAGFDPLAGELKLNAVIQRGVNEDQLLPLADLARDQGVELRLIEYMDVGNRNQWRPDQVLSAAEMVTRIRARWPLQAVGRPTGGTAQRWRYVDGGGHLGVIASISEPFCGDCNRLRVTANGQAFRCLFASVGTDLKPALHCEAELLRLVADLWRRRDDRYSEERQRMTGSMPHAEMAYLGG, from the coding sequence ATGACACCAGCTTCAGCGCTTGTCGATCAGCGGTCGCGGCCTTTGAGAGTGCTTCGGTTGTCGTTGACGGCCCGCTGCAACCTGGCCTGTCCTTACTGCTGTCCGGATCTTGAGGATCCGCCGGATTTGCTCAGGCTCGAGCAGCAGCTGTGCCTGATTCGTGTTGCCTGCCGGCTGGGGATTCACACCCTGCGGCTCACCGGTGGCGAGCCGTTGCTCAGTGCTCGGCTTCTCCCCCTGTTGCAGGCAATCGCGGCAGCACGGGCAACGCCTGGCGATCCACTCCAGGGTCTTCAGCAGGTGGCCCTCACCACCAATGGGACCTTGCTGAGCGACCAGCGAGCTCGCGAGCTCAGGCAGGCCGGTTTGGATCGCATCACCGTGAGCCTTGATGGCGTGGATGGGGCAGTGGTGGCGCGGATGGCAGGACGACCAACTGCCACAGCGGGGGAGTCATTGGTGCAGAAGGTGCTCGGTGGATTGGCTTCGGCTCGTTCCGCTGGTTTTGACCCTTTGGCGGGGGAACTCAAGCTCAATGCCGTGATCCAACGGGGGGTGAATGAGGATCAGCTTCTGCCTCTGGCGGATCTGGCTCGTGATCAAGGTGTGGAATTGCGCCTGATTGAGTACATGGATGTAGGCAACCGCAATCAGTGGAGGCCGGATCAGGTGCTGTCAGCGGCGGAGATGGTGACGCGGATCAGGGCACGGTGGCCGCTTCAGGCAGTTGGCCGACCCACCGGCGGAACAGCTCAGCGTTGGCGTTACGTCGATGGTGGTGGACATCTCGGCGTGATCGCCTCGATCAGCGAGCCATTTTGCGGCGATTGCAATCGACTGCGGGTCACAGCTAATGGACAGGCGTTCCGCTGCCTCTTCGCGTCGGTGGGGACTGATCTGAAACCCGCTCTGCACTGTGAGGCGGAATTGCTGCGGCTGGTTGCTGATCTCTGGCGGCGCCGTGACGACCGTTACAGCGAGGAGCGCCAGCGGATGACCGGTTCCATGCCCCATGCCGAAATGGCTTATCTCGGTGGTTGA
- a CDS encoding redox protein translates to MFELLAYERFRDTPAVRFFDVTVDTSNARDLVIHSGPAVSPPNDAASGAWQFYLHPHQEDNLLAASGGRTFYLVNLAWDQPFHIVRLDSGGDILRIPPGTFHRSVSDPDGSVVLNQAVREEGVSLVQEFRVYNSARIPALLAVTSIQAPPPRLHGVEPLLQAA, encoded by the coding sequence ATGTTTGAACTGCTGGCCTACGAACGCTTCCGCGACACACCAGCGGTGCGTTTTTTCGACGTCACGGTGGACACCTCCAATGCCCGCGATCTGGTGATCCACAGTGGTCCGGCGGTCAGCCCTCCCAACGATGCAGCCAGTGGGGCCTGGCAGTTCTATCTCCATCCGCACCAGGAAGACAATCTTCTGGCCGCCAGTGGTGGGCGAACGTTCTACCTCGTCAACCTGGCCTGGGATCAGCCGTTCCACATCGTGCGTCTCGACAGTGGCGGCGACATCCTGCGCATTCCACCCGGCACGTTTCACAGGTCGGTGTCGGATCCCGATGGCTCGGTGGTTCTCAACCAGGCGGTCCGGGAGGAAGGGGTGTCGTTGGTGCAGGAATTCCGCGTCTACAACAGTGCACGCATTCCAGCGCTGTTGGCGGTCACCTCGATTCAGGCTCCGCCACCCCGTCTCCATGGTGTCGAGCCGCTGCTTCAGGCGGCCTGA
- a CDS encoding molybdenum cofactor guanylyltransferase — translation MGFAGVESMDAGDRCALMLCACLFSGGESQRMGQDKALLPHPSGGLWLTALVDQVRLLGLPLQVVSRHPAHGDQLAGRPGVTVVQEPPPWQGPLQALGRVLPGIPAEALLVLPVDMPRLSAAVLQQLINAWYEKPDQIAVAQDGKRLQPLLAVIPTGEPFQTRLAEQLARGERRWMAWLASVPHRPVVLPSQALLNANRPEDLAALMA, via the coding sequence ATGGGTTTTGCTGGAGTGGAATCTATGGATGCTGGAGATCGGTGCGCGTTGATGTTGTGTGCCTGCTTGTTCAGCGGTGGAGAGAGCCAGCGCATGGGTCAGGACAAAGCTCTGCTGCCGCACCCCAGTGGAGGGCTCTGGCTAACCGCCCTGGTGGATCAGGTGAGACTTCTCGGCTTGCCGTTGCAGGTGGTCAGCCGTCATCCAGCCCATGGGGATCAACTGGCTGGTCGCCCCGGCGTTACCGTTGTGCAGGAGCCACCGCCCTGGCAGGGGCCGCTTCAGGCTCTCGGCCGCGTGTTGCCTGGCATCCCTGCTGAAGCTCTGCTGGTGCTGCCAGTCGACATGCCTCGGCTCAGCGCTGCTGTTCTTCAGCAGTTGATCAACGCCTGGTATGAGAAGCCTGATCAGATCGCCGTTGCCCAGGATGGGAAGCGCCTGCAGCCATTGCTGGCGGTGATTCCAACGGGAGAACCGTTTCAAACCAGGCTCGCTGAGCAGTTGGCCCGCGGTGAACGGCGTTGGATGGCTTGGTTGGCGTCGGTGCCCCATCGGCCGGTGGTGCTGCCGTCTCAGGCCTTGCTGAATGCCAACCGTCCGGAGGATCTGGCAGCGTTGATGGCATGA
- a CDS encoding alpha-E domain-containing protein has protein sequence MLSRVADSLYWINRYVERAENISRFLEVSEAMALDCPPGSAEPWLPLVDANGDRKRFDEAYPQGTPRDVVSFLLLDRDNPNSIVSCIANARENARQIRDVITTEMWEQLNDLYWNVQDGEALWQEPDQEQLRSIRRGCQLFYGITDVTLSRDQAWLFSQLGQLIERADKTSRILDVKYFLLLPTPTEVGGVLDELQWISLLRTAGAYQMYRQSVQQAITPASVARFLLLDQIFPRSVRFCLQQINETLQRIQTKPHAGPPDDLECLGGQLLAQWSYVRIDALIERGLHEAIDQLQSDLNRMHGLIHRCYFTTTDLGSIPTDPSCALS, from the coding sequence GTGCTGAGCCGTGTGGCCGATTCGCTGTACTGGATCAACCGGTATGTCGAGCGGGCCGAAAACATCTCCCGGTTTCTGGAAGTGAGCGAAGCAATGGCCCTGGATTGCCCCCCGGGCAGCGCTGAGCCCTGGCTTCCGCTAGTGGATGCCAATGGGGACCGCAAGCGTTTTGACGAGGCCTATCCTCAGGGCACACCACGGGACGTCGTCAGCTTTTTGCTGCTGGATCGCGACAACCCCAACAGCATCGTGAGTTGCATCGCCAACGCCCGTGAGAACGCTCGCCAAATCCGCGATGTGATCACCACGGAAATGTGGGAGCAGCTCAATGACCTCTATTGGAACGTTCAAGACGGTGAGGCGCTCTGGCAGGAGCCGGATCAAGAACAGCTGCGCAGCATCCGACGCGGATGTCAGCTCTTCTACGGCATCACAGACGTGACCCTCAGTCGTGATCAAGCCTGGCTGTTCAGCCAGCTGGGACAGCTGATCGAACGGGCGGACAAAACCTCCCGCATCCTCGATGTGAAGTACTTCCTGCTGTTGCCAACGCCAACGGAGGTGGGCGGCGTTCTCGATGAATTGCAGTGGATCTCACTGCTTCGAACAGCTGGGGCTTATCAGATGTATCGCCAGAGCGTGCAGCAGGCGATCACACCAGCATCAGTGGCACGATTCCTGCTCCTGGATCAGATCTTTCCCCGTTCGGTTCGCTTCTGCCTGCAACAGATCAACGAGACGCTGCAACGCATTCAGACGAAACCCCACGCCGGCCCACCGGATGACCTGGAATGCCTGGGCGGTCAGTTGCTGGCCCAATGGAGCTACGTCCGCATTGACGCTCTGATCGAACGTGGACTGCATGAGGCCATCGATCAACTGCAAAGCGATCTGAACAGGATGCATGGCCTCATCCACCGCTGCTACTTCACCACCACCGACCTGGGCTCCATCCCCACCGACCCGTCATGCGCGCTGAGCTGA
- a CDS encoding transglutaminase family protein, with protein sequence MRAELTHCLTYRYEAPVQLGEHRLCLRPRAQGHQRLIHHTLQITPEPFHSHELLAASGDAIERVRFRGCTDLLQLEARSLVETRQAAPLLTCFNGLEPSLPYPRGLLNHDLLGALEGWLPNGQHDPSAVELAQDALMGSNQQVLPFLQQLMEMIQDRVKYTQRHVGPAWPAGRTLRERVGSCRDLAMLMMECCRSVGLPARFVSGYHLAEPAPETYNLHAWTEIYLPGAGWRGFDPSAGGEISSRYIVLASSSKPDLSAAVQGSFTGPPATTSHLSWTIDADVEPRPVASSSQTMVQAA encoded by the coding sequence ATGCGCGCTGAGCTGACCCATTGCCTCACGTACCGCTACGAGGCTCCGGTGCAGCTCGGAGAACACCGCCTCTGTCTGCGGCCCCGGGCCCAGGGTCATCAACGGCTGATCCACCACACACTGCAGATCACACCGGAACCCTTCCACAGCCATGAGCTGTTGGCCGCCAGTGGCGATGCGATCGAACGCGTGCGCTTCCGAGGTTGCACCGATTTGCTGCAGCTCGAAGCCAGGAGCTTGGTGGAAACCCGGCAAGCCGCACCGCTGCTCACGTGTTTCAACGGACTTGAACCCTCGCTTCCCTATCCGCGCGGTCTGCTGAACCACGACCTGCTGGGGGCTCTGGAAGGGTGGCTGCCCAACGGTCAACACGACCCCTCCGCTGTGGAACTGGCGCAGGACGCTCTGATGGGAAGCAATCAGCAGGTGCTGCCTTTTCTCCAGCAACTGATGGAGATGATCCAGGACCGGGTCAAGTACACCCAGCGCCATGTGGGCCCAGCCTGGCCAGCAGGCCGGACTCTGCGGGAGCGTGTGGGCTCATGCCGTGATCTGGCGATGCTGATGATGGAGTGCTGCCGCAGCGTGGGGCTGCCGGCTCGGTTTGTGAGTGGTTACCACCTGGCCGAACCAGCACCTGAGACCTACAACCTGCACGCCTGGACCGAGATTTATCTGCCAGGTGCCGGCTGGCGCGGTTTTGATCCCAGTGCTGGTGGTGAAATCAGCTCGCGATACATCGTGCTCGCCAGTTCCTCCAAACCGGATCTCAGTGCTGCGGTTCAGGGAAGCTTTACAGGACCCCCAGCAACAACAAGCCACCTCAGCTGGACCATTGACGCAGATGTCGAACCCCGACCGGTCGCCTCGTCCAGCCAAACCATGGTTCAGGCCGCCTGA